Proteins encoded in a region of the Desulfurobacteriaceae bacterium genome:
- a CDS encoding flagellin, with protein sequence EALGENVKVDVLTDGNVLIQTPGDFVYTTGGSGAAHTVRSVVFDTYEMEFSAEGATTTTDDNAVDTKTEGDSINLVGNSNYATGVMGNRRNAVYYVNASSGEDGKGGKFVAKNGLFDVNVMSNEAAALARVQIEAAIVQVNELRSVLAAMQHQAESLINQRMEESVAAEAQVSHIVDTDYAKELAQFTKQQIAQQAGVNMLAQKRQMAQLITQLLR encoded by the coding sequence AGAAGCTCTGGGTGAAAACGTTAAAGTAGATGTATTAACAGATGGTAATGTACTTATCCAAACTCCTGGTGATTTTGTGTACACAACAGGAGGAAGTGGAGCGGCTCATACAGTGAGAAGCGTAGTGTTTGACACTTATGAAATGGAATTTAGTGCTGAAGGTGCAACTACAACTACTGATGATAATGCAGTAGATACTAAAACAGAAGGAGACTCTATCAATTTAGTCGGAAATAGTAATTATGCCACAGGTGTGATGGGCAATCGTAGGAATGCTGTTTACTACGTTAATGCAAGCTCTGGTGAAGATGGAAAAGGTGGAAAATTTGTGGCTAAAAACGGCCTATTTGATGTTAATGTAATGTCTAATGAAGCTGCAGCTCTAGCAAGAGTCCAAATTGAAGCTGCTATTGTTCAGGTTAACGAACTAAGAAGCGTTCTTGCTGCAATGCAACACCAAGCTGAATCTCTCATCAATCAAAGAATGGAAGAATCTGTAGCTGCTGAAGCCCAAGTTTCTCATATCGTTGACACAGATTACGCTAAGGAACTTGCACAATTCACAAAGCAGCAGATTGCCCAGCAGGCAGGCGTCAACATGCTGGCACAGAAGCGTCAGATGGCACAGCTCATCACCCAGCTTCTCAGGTAA
- the fliD gene encoding flagellar filament capping protein FliD: MITPPEGLTFFSNIDFQKILDKQKEVLSKVKLKSIEDKANEIQKKNKAILEIQQVLLDFQTSIRSFFEEVDFYKAEVSNEEALNVRVRNNAQKGTYYLEVKETAHTQQILSNDKVKLTDVVVSAGKTFKVTLALDAKEGSYSNTKTISITASNDMTLDELIEAINQKALDEGIPVIASKVKVEEDKYSLMLATTKTGAKYKFVKIENTDSAGHFGGFEDSNVDGVDNNSKYTTVQNSTDAVIKLGSVEIKNSSNEFKEIFPGVDITVKEKTTSSVKITIDDNKEGVREKIKKLVETYNKVIDSLNKYDYYDEVTGNTGPLFGESVISMIRANLLDIIGSNAVVEENSDLEGFRNIFQVGVYLGTDGKLHIRDYELDYILSTEFDKVKTLFRTNDRWISAKGVDESDLGTESVLDAGGKFSVMIGALKLTIVASKDYTLPELVRAINEEAEKKAIPIKASVVRVEEGGDYVYKLLLEGTKSGEDYRIKWVESDSAVLYDILDGDATGSYDEDDGSLKMVPGYKDLDSAVEVMVKRIDSLLNGRNGIINLIQDRYQAQLDILKTQYERAQKEIDREIERMKEEFLRLEKIKAEMLSIQNTLKSYFKVGEKND, translated from the coding sequence GTGATTACTCCTCCGGAAGGGTTGACTTTCTTCTCCAATATAGATTTTCAAAAAATTTTGGACAAGCAAAAAGAGGTTCTCTCTAAGGTTAAGCTAAAGTCCATAGAAGATAAAGCTAATGAGATTCAAAAGAAAAATAAGGCTATTCTTGAAATACAACAGGTTCTTTTAGACTTCCAAACAAGTATTAGGTCCTTCTTTGAAGAGGTAGACTTTTACAAGGCCGAAGTTTCTAACGAAGAAGCCTTAAACGTAAGAGTCAGGAACAATGCTCAAAAAGGAACTTATTACTTAGAAGTGAAAGAAACAGCTCATACTCAGCAAATCTTATCAAATGATAAAGTAAAACTTACAGATGTTGTGGTTTCGGCCGGAAAAACATTTAAAGTAACGTTAGCTTTGGATGCTAAGGAAGGAAGCTACTCAAATACCAAAACTATATCAATTACAGCCTCAAATGACATGACGCTTGATGAACTAATAGAAGCTATAAACCAGAAAGCTTTAGATGAAGGAATTCCTGTAATTGCATCTAAAGTTAAAGTAGAGGAAGATAAGTACAGCCTTATGTTGGCCACCACAAAAACCGGAGCTAAGTACAAGTTTGTGAAGATTGAAAATACCGATTCTGCAGGACATTTTGGCGGTTTTGAAGATAGTAATGTTGATGGTGTGGATAATAATAGTAAGTATACAACCGTTCAGAACTCTACAGATGCAGTTATAAAACTGGGAAGTGTGGAAATTAAAAACTCTTCCAATGAATTCAAGGAAATTTTTCCCGGAGTTGATATAACTGTAAAGGAAAAAACAACCTCTTCCGTCAAGATTACGATAGACGACAATAAGGAAGGAGTAAGAGAAAAAATTAAAAAACTGGTTGAAACTTACAATAAAGTTATAGACTCTTTGAACAAATACGATTACTACGACGAGGTCACAGGAAATACCGGCCCTTTGTTCGGGGAATCAGTCATTTCCATGATAAGGGCTAACCTCCTTGACATAATTGGAAGTAATGCCGTAGTTGAAGAAAATTCCGATTTAGAAGGATTCAGAAATATTTTTCAGGTAGGAGTATATCTCGGTACTGACGGGAAACTACACATCAGAGATTACGAACTTGACTATATTCTTTCGACGGAATTTGACAAAGTAAAAACATTGTTTAGGACCAACGATAGGTGGATTTCTGCAAAAGGAGTTGACGAGTCCGACTTAGGAACGGAATCTGTTCTTGATGCCGGCGGTAAGTTTTCGGTTATGATAGGTGCACTTAAGCTTACTATAGTGGCTTCAAAAGATTATACTCTTCCAGAACTTGTCAGAGCAATAAATGAAGAGGCCGAGAAAAAGGCTATTCCTATAAAAGCCTCTGTAGTAAGAGTGGAAGAGGGAGGAGATTATGTGTATAAACTCCTTTTGGAGGGCACGAAAAGTGGAGAAGATTACAGGATAAAATGGGTAGAGAGTGATTCGGCCGTTCTCTACGATATTCTTGATGGCGATGCTACAGGTAGTTACGACGAAGACGACGGAAGCCTTAAGATGGTTCCCGGTTACAAAGATTTGGATTCCGCAGTAGAGGTTATGGTAAAGAGGATAGACTCCCTTTTAAATGGCCGTAACGGCATAATTAACCTTATTCAAGATAGATACCAAGCTCAGCTTGATATTTTGAAAACCCAATATGAACGTGCTCAAAAGGAGA